In a single window of the Bradyrhizobium sp. ORS 285 genome:
- a CDS encoding F0F1 ATP synthase subunit B (Produces ATP from ADP in the presence of a proton gradient across the membrane. Subunit B is part of the membrane proton channel.) yields MHLLADPETWVAIAFVILMGLFAYLGVHRMVLKALDHRADRIRNELDEAKRLKDEAAKVLADYKTRRASAEREAEEIVTSAKAEAERIAADAKAKMEDFVARRTKAAESKIALAEAQALADVRAAAADAAVQAAATVLSQSVKGGLGEDLVAKGIAEVSRKLN; encoded by the coding sequence ATGCATTTGCTCGCTGATCCGGAAACCTGGGTTGCGATTGCTTTCGTGATCCTGATGGGCCTGTTCGCCTATCTCGGTGTCCACCGCATGGTCCTGAAGGCGCTCGACCACCGTGCCGACCGCATCAGGAACGAGCTGGACGAGGCCAAGCGGCTCAAGGACGAGGCGGCCAAGGTGCTTGCCGACTACAAGACCCGCCGCGCCAGCGCCGAGCGTGAGGCCGAGGAGATCGTCACCAGCGCCAAGGCGGAAGCCGAGCGCATCGCGGCGGACGCCAAGGCCAAGATGGAAGACTTCGTCGCCCGTCGCACCAAGGCCGCCGAGAGCAAGATCGCCCTCGCTGAAGCCCAGGCTCTGGCCGACGTCCGGGCCGCTGCGGCCGACGCCGCCGTCCAGGCCGCCGCGACCGTGCTGTCGCAGTCGGTCAAGGGCGGTCTCGGCGAAGACCTCGTCGCCAAGGGCATCGCGGAAGTCAGCCGCAAGCTGAACTGA